In one window of Flavobacterium ginsengisoli DNA:
- a CDS encoding TolC family protein — MKNNRNIKYAGLACVLLSIAGCKTTSIVEKTENKTVPENYTDNGLDTLNTGKVKWRSYFTDQNLENLIDIALKNNQELNITLQEIEIAKSEVKARKGEYLPFVGFSAGADLTKSGRYTSTGSGEATTDIMPGKETPDPLPNYRFALTSSWEIDIWNKLHNAKKAALNRYLGSIEGKNFVITNLIAEIADSYYELLALDNQLEITKQNIDIQTNALKVVKIQKEAARVNELAVRRFEAQILSTQSLQFDIQQEITETENKINFLLGRFPQKIARSDNTFSTITPADIHAGVPSQLLENRPDIKKAEMELIVAKLDIKVAKAKFYPSLGISAGIGYEAFNTKYLLTSPESLLYSIAGDLVAPLINRNAIKAEYLTAGAKQIQAVYNYERTLVNAYIEVANQLSKIQNTTKSYGLKSQQVDALNESVQISNNLFSSARADYMEVLLTQKDALESKFELIETKKQQMNAFVNVYRALGGGWN, encoded by the coding sequence ATGAAGAATAACAGAAATATAAAATACGCAGGTCTTGCCTGCGTATTACTCTCTATAGCAGGATGTAAAACAACTTCTATTGTAGAAAAAACAGAAAATAAAACGGTACCCGAAAACTATACTGATAATGGTTTAGACACTCTAAATACTGGAAAAGTTAAATGGAGAAGCTATTTTACAGATCAAAATTTGGAGAATCTGATTGATATTGCATTGAAAAACAATCAGGAATTGAATATTACGCTTCAAGAAATTGAAATTGCTAAAAGCGAAGTAAAAGCACGAAAAGGAGAATACCTGCCATTTGTTGGTTTTAGCGCTGGTGCCGACTTAACCAAATCTGGAAGATACACCAGCACAGGTTCTGGCGAAGCAACAACAGATATTATGCCTGGCAAAGAAACACCTGATCCGCTTCCTAATTATCGTTTTGCACTGACTTCAAGTTGGGAAATAGATATTTGGAACAAACTTCATAATGCAAAGAAAGCCGCTTTAAACCGTTATTTAGGTTCTATTGAAGGAAAGAATTTTGTGATTACCAATTTGATTGCAGAAATAGCCGATTCGTATTATGAACTTTTAGCATTAGATAATCAACTAGAAATCACCAAACAAAACATTGACATTCAAACCAATGCTTTAAAAGTGGTTAAAATACAGAAAGAAGCCGCAAGAGTTAACGAACTGGCTGTACGTAGATTTGAAGCGCAGATTTTGAGTACGCAAAGTCTTCAGTTTGATATTCAGCAAGAAATTACCGAAACGGAGAATAAAATCAATTTCTTATTAGGGCGTTTTCCTCAAAAAATTGCTAGAAGCGACAATACTTTCAGCACTATTACTCCGGCAGATATTCACGCAGGAGTACCTTCACAGCTTTTAGAGAATCGTCCAGATATTAAAAAAGCAGAAATGGAACTAATTGTCGCAAAACTGGATATTAAAGTCGCTAAAGCGAAATTTTACCCTTCGCTAGGCATTTCAGCAGGGATTGGATATGAAGCTTTTAATACCAAATATTTACTGACTTCTCCAGAATCTCTGTTGTATTCTATAGCAGGCGATTTGGTTGCTCCTCTAATTAATAGAAATGCAATAAAAGCAGAATATCTTACCGCTGGAGCTAAGCAAATTCAGGCTGTATACAATTATGAAAGAACATTGGTAAATGCTTATATCGAAGTTGCCAACCAATTGTCTAAAATTCAAAATACGACAAAAAGCTACGGCTTGAAGTCACAGCAAGTTGATGCTTTAAACGAATCTGTTCAGATATCTAACAATTTGTTTAGTTCTGCCAGAGCAGATTATATGGAAGTTTTATTGACTCAAAAAGATGCTTTAGAATCAAAATTTGAACTTATCGAAACCAAAAAACAGCAGATGAACGCCTTTGTTAATGTTTACAGAGCATTAGGAGGTGGCTGGAATTAG
- a CDS encoding polysaccharide lyase yields the protein MKKIIKLTCMLATAALLFYSCEKEQDLDVAKTAKKDAPVLANKDTLSVSSELQGSATAKGTATARTITLQTNTLSCPGGLCTSYGVWSTGVYTVWFQMKFNNGFFWSRGGKCGYGILIGDQNTGGDPGWDGNGGSARFMWYCPNGSNSAKGSGAYLQPYVYYRDQPGQYGNDFGKKYYIQEGVTYNCQISVKLNTGSNTDGYVKYYVNGTEILNEKIRWVTNDSKRNVNAVSLHTFRGGSQEYWKAPVTSSIYYPSASWDAL from the coding sequence ATGAAGAAAATCATAAAATTAACTTGTATGCTAGCCACTGCAGCATTGCTATTTTATTCTTGCGAAAAGGAACAAGATTTAGATGTGGCTAAAACTGCTAAGAAAGATGCCCCCGTATTGGCCAATAAAGACACTCTTTCTGTAAGTTCTGAACTTCAAGGTAGCGCAACTGCAAAAGGAACGGCTACTGCAAGAACCATAACTTTACAAACCAACACCTTATCTTGCCCTGGTGGATTGTGTACATCGTATGGTGTTTGGTCTACTGGCGTTTATACGGTTTGGTTTCAAATGAAATTTAACAACGGATTTTTCTGGAGCCGAGGTGGCAAATGCGGATATGGTATCTTAATTGGCGACCAAAATACAGGCGGTGATCCAGGTTGGGACGGAAATGGCGGTAGCGCAAGATTTATGTGGTATTGCCCAAACGGATCTAATTCTGCTAAAGGAAGTGGCGCTTATCTTCAGCCTTATGTGTATTATAGAGATCAGCCTGGACAATATGGCAATGATTTTGGAAAGAAATATTATATACAGGAAGGTGTTACTTATAATTGCCAGATATCTGTGAAACTAAATACAGGATCAAATACTGACGGATATGTTAAATATTACGTAAATGGCACAGAGATCTTAAACGAAAAAATTCGTTGGGTAACAAACGATTCTAAACGAAATGTGAATGCAGTAAGCTTACATACTTTCCGTGGCGGAAGTCAAGAATACTGGAAAGCTCCTGTAACTAGCTCTATTTACTATCCTAGTGCTTCTTGGGACGCTTTATAA
- a CDS encoding GNAT family N-acetyltransferase has product MITTKNLLIKPYSPEHSECFFKSITDNREYLYDYFTNMLKVNDSLEATKKYMEQKTIDWQENKGFACAIFLKENNEFIGHISVREIDWKVPKGELAYFIFEKYSGNNYGAEALTAFKNWCFAKKKFNRLFMKIAVDNTASIKVAERSGFVYEGLLKKDYRKREQDLTDMKIYGYTEDLEFVRTTSQNTDFANLIVKLDENLASRNGDMQEYFNQFNKVDAIKHVIIAYINGVAVGCGAIKQFDNESVEVKRMFVSEEYRGRGIAYNILNQLESWAKELGYTFSVLETSNVQVEAVALYTRTYTVIENYGQYAGIETSICFKKEL; this is encoded by the coding sequence ATGATAACAACCAAAAACCTTCTTATAAAACCTTACAGTCCCGAACATTCTGAATGTTTTTTTAAAAGCATAACCGATAATCGCGAATACTTGTACGATTACTTTACTAATATGCTAAAGGTTAACGACAGTTTGGAAGCAACAAAAAAATATATGGAGCAGAAAACCATAGATTGGCAAGAAAATAAAGGTTTTGCTTGCGCTATATTTTTAAAAGAAAATAATGAATTTATAGGTCATATATCGGTTAGAGAAATTGACTGGAAAGTACCAAAAGGCGAACTTGCTTATTTTATTTTCGAAAAATATAGTGGCAATAATTACGGTGCTGAGGCATTAACAGCATTTAAAAATTGGTGTTTTGCAAAGAAAAAGTTTAATAGATTATTTATGAAAATTGCTGTAGATAATACAGCAAGCATTAAAGTTGCGGAGCGTTCTGGATTTGTATATGAAGGGCTTTTAAAGAAAGATTATAGAAAAAGAGAACAAGACTTAACAGATATGAAAATATACGGATATACTGAAGATCTAGAATTCGTTAGAACGACTTCTCAAAACACCGATTTTGCAAATTTAATTGTAAAACTAGATGAGAACTTAGCAAGCAGAAATGGAGACATGCAGGAATACTTCAATCAGTTTAATAAGGTAGATGCTATTAAGCATGTTATTATTGCTTACATCAACGGCGTTGCAGTTGGTTGTGGAGCTATAAAACAATTTGATAATGAATCTGTTGAGGTAAAACGTATGTTTGTTTCTGAAGAATATAGAGGAAGAGGAATAGCATATAATATTTTAAACCAACTTGAAAGTTGGGCAAAAGAATTGGGTTATACATTTTCTGTTTTGGAAACAAGTAATGTGCAAGTAGAAGCGGTAGCATTATATACTAGAACTTATACAGTTATCGAAAATTATGGACAATATGCTGGAATAGAAACCAGTATTTGTTTTAAGAAAGAATTGTAG
- a CDS encoding LytR/AlgR family response regulator transcription factor: protein MKILIIEDEARIAKRVERMTRDFFDKDAQILISDSLENGLLIIENNEIDLSLLDLNLNGEDGFEILQTFVAGPFQTIIVSAYTDKAITAFNYGVLDFVPKPFDQNRLSQAFTRFTAQGKQSGADVRFLAVRKSKTFKLVPVNEILYIKGAGIYTELHLANNKIELHDKSLEALEKLLPDTFERIHKSYILSWEQADKIAVEAGGKYSMQLKNGDLLPIGRSKYKEIKNKLI from the coding sequence ATGAAAATACTCATAATTGAAGATGAAGCTCGTATTGCCAAGAGAGTAGAAAGAATGACACGTGATTTCTTTGATAAAGACGCTCAGATTCTGATTTCTGATTCTCTCGAAAACGGACTTTTGATTATTGAAAATAATGAAATTGATTTGTCGCTTTTAGATTTGAATCTTAATGGAGAAGATGGCTTTGAAATCCTGCAGACTTTTGTTGCTGGTCCGTTTCAGACCATTATTGTATCAGCTTACACCGATAAAGCCATTACAGCTTTTAATTATGGTGTTTTAGATTTTGTACCAAAGCCTTTCGATCAAAACAGATTATCGCAAGCCTTTACGCGCTTTACCGCTCAAGGAAAACAATCTGGCGCCGATGTTCGTTTTTTGGCAGTAAGAAAATCAAAGACCTTTAAACTCGTTCCTGTTAATGAAATTTTATACATAAAAGGCGCAGGAATTTATACCGAGTTGCATTTGGCAAATAATAAAATAGAATTACACGATAAATCGCTTGAAGCTTTAGAAAAACTGCTTCCCGACACCTTCGAAAGAATACACAAATCGTATATTCTCTCTTGGGAACAAGCAGATAAAATTGCGGTAGAAGCAGGAGGAAAGTATAGTATGCAACTCAAAAACGGCGACTTGTTGCCAATCGGTCGTTCTAAGTATAAAGAGATTAAAAATAAGCTGATTTAG